The DNA region TAGGGGACTGCGGACTAGGGAGTAGGAGGATAAGGAAAATACCCAGTACCCAACCCCCAATCCCCAATCCCCAATCCCTTATTTAGCGTAATCTAATCTGCTGGTTGTTGCAGGCGATAGTGCAAAAACACTTCTTGCTCAACTGTATGAACTTCTAGCAGTTGCAGCTTGGGAGCTAAATCAGGTAAAAATCCTTTCCCATCTACGGGAGTGGGTGCGGTATTACCACCTAAAATCAACGGACAAACAGTCAGCCATAATTCATCAATTAAATTTAATCTCAGCAAGGAAGCGACTAATTCACCTCCACCCAAAACCGCCAAGCGTGTTATATGTAAAGTGGCTAGATACTTTAAAGCTGCGGAAATGTCTATTTCTCGCGTTGGTGTTTCAAAAACCAGAATTTGCTCAAATTTTGGAGGACATTCCTTTGATCTAGTTCCCATTGAGGGAAGCGTCCTTAAACGTTCTTTCCATGAAGCTGCTCCTGTTGTTGTCGTGAGTAGCCAGCGTCTAACTGGTTGCTTAAAAAACTTAATTTCCGGATGAAAGTTTGCAGAGTGTGTAGTCACTATATGAACTGGCTGCGGAGACTTCCCTTCTTGCGCCCGAAGTTGCACTAGAGTTGGATCTGATATAGTAAGTGTTGTTCCGTAGGCCCGGAGAGTGCCAGCACCGAATAAAACCGCATCACAGGCAGCGATTTGTTTTTCTAAGTGTGCTTTATCAACCCTTGAGCCAAACCGAGCAGGCGATCGCCTAAAGTCTCCTATTTTACCATCTGCACTCATTGCTAAAACAACTGTAGTGTGAGGACGATGTTGCAACATTAAATTGATTTGAGAATTTGAATATTTTCTTTGCTAGTGTGTAGATTTCCAAAAAAAATCCATGCCTACAACCTACTCTTTTACAACTTCACTACTGTATTTATATGCAACACAAACAGCTTCTGAATCTAGCATATCTTAATTTTGGTATACCACGTTTCTTTTTGAATCATAGCAATTTGTTAATTTTAAACATTGAAAATAAAATTCTGATTATTTAATAAAATGTCTCATCTAGCTCATCTAATTACATATCTTTGCTGTTGTGGTTTGCAGATGCAAAGTGAGACACTCGATGACTAATTACCGCCAATCTTCCTTTCGTCGAATTTTAGTAACGAGAATACTGCTTCTGTTCGTTCCAGTTTTACTTATAGGCCAGATTATTGCCTTGAATAAGGCACGTTCTAGCATATTGGGAACTGCGCGTCAAAATTTAACAGAAAGCGCTATCAGTAAAGGGGAGAGAATTAGAGATGCGATCGCTATCTTAAAAGCTAATTTGCTGACTGTAAGTAAAACAACGGTTATTCCGTCGGCGCCAATACAAGAGCAAGAAATTCTCACGCAGCTAAAGCAACAACTTCCAGCCAGTATTGAATGCATTCAATTAACGAATCTGTTAAGCCAGAAAATAGTTGCTAGTAGTTGTGGGGATCAAGCAATTGGAGAGTTAACATTACCTTTGCCTAGCGACGGAATTGATGTCAAAGCAATCTTTCCGCCAAAGGCAGGAATAACTGGAAAAAGAAACACACAAAATCAATTGCAAGTAGTGTTATCTGCGCCAGTCTTCGATAGCCGAAAAAATTTGGTTTACAGCTTAAGTATTCAGTCTGCATTGTACCAAAAAACTAGAAATCCGCCGGGATCACTCACAGGCGCTATGGTAGTGATTGCTGAAGATGGCACAATTTTGGCACACCCATTCACAGACTGGGTGGGAACTAATATTAATCAGCACCCAAATGCTTCTCAACTCAAGAGCATAATTAAACATGCCATTGCAGGGCAAAACAATTCGATAAATTTGTCTTTTACACAGGGGAACGAATTAGTAGCTGGTTATACGGCTATTGCAAATCCACTTACCC from Nostoc commune NIES-4072 includes:
- a CDS encoding RibD family protein — protein: MLQHRPHTTVVLAMSADGKIGDFRRSPARFGSRVDKAHLEKQIAACDAVLFGAGTLRAYGTTLTISDPTLVQLRAQEGKSPQPVHIVTTHSANFHPEIKFFKQPVRRWLLTTTTGAASWKERLRTLPSMGTRSKECPPKFEQILVFETPTREIDISAALKYLATLHITRLAVLGGGELVASLLRLNLIDELWLTVCPLILGGNTAPTPVDGKGFLPDLAPKLQLLEVHTVEQEVFLHYRLQQPAD